One Pseudomonadota bacterium genomic window, TGCAGCCCCTCGTACGACTTGCGCATGTCCACCCGCGAGGCGAAGGCGAACACGCGCACCGCCCGCGTCCAGCCGATCATCGCAGCCTGACGAGCAGCGCGGCCGCGGCCTCCACGTCGAGCCCCTCCACGCGCATCCCGGTCGGCGTCACGAGGACGAGCGATCTCGGCGTCGCTGTCTCGGGCTCCACGACGATCTCGCGGAACGCGGGCTCCAATTCGACCTCACCGTCGCCGAGCCACTTCGCGAGCGTCACCTCGGAAACGTCGAGCGCGCGCGCCGCCGCCGCCTTCGACCCACCGCCGTCGACGGCTTTGCGGACGAACGCCACAGCGAACTCCCGCAGCGCGGCCGGGTACTCGCTCGCCCCGCGCCGCACCCCGCGCTTCCGCTTCATCGCCTCTTTCCGGAACTGGTCGACCGTCACGCGCATCGCGCACCTCCTCGTCGGAGGTGGGATCGTCCTCGGGATGGTCAGCTATCGCAAGACGGGGTACGGCGAGCCTTTACCATGAACGCGCACCTTCGGGCTGTCACCGTCACCGCCGCGATCGCCGCTTCGGCGCTGGCCGCCTTCGGCTGCGAGGGAGTCCGCGAGGCCGACACGGGCCCCGACGCGGATTCCGACTCCGACACGGACACGGACTCCGACTCGGACACGGACTCCGACTCGGACACCGACACCGACTCCGACTCCGACGCGGACGGCGACGGCGGCGTCATCGAGATGGACTGCACCGAGTGCCCGGCCGTGGGCTCCACGTTGAGCAACATGCTGTGCGCCATCGACATGTGCGACATGGACGTCGTGGTCCAGAACGAGTACGCGAGCCTGACCCCGCTCGAGGGCTGCACCCTCGAGGACACGTACGAGGCGGTCGACCGCTTCGGCTCGACGGCGAACGATCTCGCGCCGCTGAAGAACGACTCCTACGCGATCATGGCGAGCGGCATCGCCACCGGGACGATGCACTCCGGCGGCTGCACGTCGTACTCGACGAGCGCGGAGGATCCCTTCTCCACCGAGGGATATCCGACCTACGATGCGTTCGAGTGGCGGCTCGCGTTCGTCGCGCCCGAGGCGGCCAAGGGGTTCCGGTTCAAGTACGTCTTCTTCTCCGAGGAGTACGACGACTTCATCGGCACCTCGGTCAACGACAAGTTCTACGTTGTCCTGGAGGCCGCGAGCACGGACGGCGGCGCGGCCAAGGTGATCAACTTCACGAGCTGCCGCGATCCGGACGCCTACTACGACTTCATCTGCGCCGCGGAGGACTCGGGCTGCGAGGAGGGCGAGAAGTACTGCTACATCGCCATCAACAGCGCGCTCTCGGACTGCTGCTGGTACAACGGCTGCCCGGACGGGTACAGCACGGACGTGGGCACGAACATCGGCGGGACCGGCTTCGAATGCGGGTCCCCGGTCGGAACCGACGGCTCCAACTACGGCTCCTCGACGGGCTGGCTCCAGACGTCCTGGCCGATCACGGGCGGCGAGATGTTCTCGCTCACGTTCCACATCCACGACACGAGCGACCAGGTCTGGGACTCCGAG contains:
- a CDS encoding choice-of-anchor L domain-containing protein encodes the protein MNAHLRAVTVTAAIAASALAAFGCEGVREADTGPDADSDSDTDTDSDSDTDSDSDTDTDSDSDADGDGGVIEMDCTECPAVGSTLSNMLCAIDMCDMDVVVQNEYASLTPLEGCTLEDTYEAVDRFGSTANDLAPLKNDSYAIMASGIATGTMHSGGCTSYSTSAEDPFSTEGYPTYDAFEWRLAFVAPEAAKGFRFKYVFFSEEYDDFIGTSVNDKFYVVLEAASTDGGAAKVINFTSCRDPDAYYDFICAAEDSGCEEGEKYCYIAINSALSDCCWYNGCPDGYSTDVGTNIGGTGFECGSPVGTDGSNYGSSTGWLQTSWPITGGEMFSLTFHIHDTSDQVWDSEVILDSFEFTKDADQGTVPIE